The proteins below come from a single Gordonia sp. X0973 genomic window:
- a CDS encoding aspartate kinase has protein sequence MALVVQKYGGSSVASAERIRRVAERIVDTRRRGDDVVVVVSAMGDTTDELLDLAEQVNPAPPPREMDMLLTSGERISNALVAMAIASLGAEAQSFTGSQAGVITTSSHGKAKIIDVTPGRVRDALDDGKVVLVAGFQGVAQDTKDVTTLGRGGSDTTAVALAAALNADVCEIYTDVDGIYTADPRIVPNARHLDTVSFEEMLEMAAAGAKVLMLRCVEYARRYNVPVHVRSSYSNKPGTIVAGSMEDIPVEEAILTGVAHDRSEAKVTVVGLDDTPGSAAKVFRAVADAEIDIDMVLQNISKVETGKTDITFTLSRELGPIAVEKLNALREEIGFTDVLYDDHIGKVSLVGAGMRSHPGVTATFCEALAKADINIELISTSEIRISVLCRDTDLDEAVRVLHEAFDLGSDEEAVVYAGTGR, from the coding sequence GTGGCGCTCGTAGTGCAGAAGTATGGCGGTTCCTCGGTCGCGTCGGCCGAGCGGATTCGCCGTGTCGCCGAGCGCATCGTGGACACCCGTCGACGGGGCGACGACGTGGTCGTCGTGGTGTCGGCGATGGGGGACACCACCGACGAGCTGCTTGATCTGGCCGAACAGGTCAACCCGGCTCCGCCGCCGCGCGAGATGGACATGTTGCTCACCTCCGGTGAGCGGATCTCCAACGCGCTGGTGGCGATGGCCATCGCCTCGCTCGGCGCCGAGGCGCAGTCGTTCACCGGCTCGCAGGCCGGCGTCATCACGACCAGCAGCCACGGCAAGGCGAAGATCATCGACGTCACGCCCGGCCGCGTCCGCGACGCCCTCGACGACGGCAAGGTCGTCCTCGTCGCCGGTTTCCAGGGCGTCGCCCAGGACACCAAGGACGTGACCACGCTGGGCCGCGGCGGATCGGATACGACGGCCGTGGCGCTCGCCGCCGCGCTGAACGCCGACGTCTGCGAGATCTACACCGACGTCGACGGCATCTACACCGCCGACCCGCGCATCGTCCCCAACGCCCGTCACCTGGACACCGTCTCTTTCGAGGAGATGCTGGAGATGGCCGCCGCCGGTGCCAAAGTTCTGATGCTGCGCTGCGTGGAATACGCGCGGCGCTACAACGTTCCCGTTCATGTGCGCTCGTCGTACTCGAACAAGCCCGGCACGATCGTCGCCGGATCGATGGAGGACATCCCCGTGGAAGAAGCGATTCTCACCGGCGTCGCGCATGACCGCAGCGAGGCCAAGGTCACCGTCGTCGGACTCGACGACACCCCCGGCTCGGCGGCCAAGGTCTTCCGGGCCGTCGCCGACGCCGAGATCGACATCGACATGGTGTTGCAGAACATCTCGAAGGTGGAGACCGGCAAGACCGACATCACTTTCACGCTGTCGCGCGAACTCGGCCCGATCGCGGTGGAGAAGCTGAACGCGCTGCGCGAGGAGATCGGGTTCACCGACGTCCTCTACGACGACCACATCGGCAAGGTGTCGCTCGTCGGCGCGGGTATGCGCTCGCACCCCGGCGTCACCGCCACGTTCTGCGAGGCGCTGGCGAAGGCCGACATCAACATCGAGCTGATCTCCACGTCGGAGATCCGCATCTCGGTGCTGTGCCGCGACACCGACCTCGACGAGGCGGTCCGCGTCCTGCACGAGGCGTTCGACCTCGGCAGCGACGAAGAGGCCGTGGTCTACGCCGGGACGGGGCGGTAG
- a CDS encoding aspartate-semialdehyde dehydrogenase: MGARIGVVGATGQVGGVMRALLAQRNFPAEQVRFFASSRSAGKKLPWGDGEIVVEDAATADPNGLDIALFSAGATMSREQAPRFAAAGVTVIDNSSAWRKDPDVPLVVSEVNGELAKNPPKGIIANPNCTTMAAMPVLKPLHDAAGLRRLIISSYQAVSGSGLAGVEELATQVRATAGDAEKLVYDGSSVEFPEPVKYVAPIAFNVVPLAGSIVDDGSEETDEDQKLRNESRKILGLPELLVSGTCVRVPVFTGHSLSINAEFDESLSPDQARKILADAAGVQLAEVPTPLDAAGKDVSLVGRIRVDPGVPDGRGLALFVAGDNLRKGAALNTIQIAELLV, translated from the coding sequence GTGGGCGCCCGGATCGGCGTCGTCGGCGCCACCGGTCAGGTCGGCGGCGTGATGCGCGCGCTGCTGGCGCAGCGGAATTTCCCGGCTGAGCAGGTGCGGTTCTTCGCCTCGTCGCGCTCGGCGGGCAAGAAGCTGCCGTGGGGCGACGGCGAGATCGTCGTCGAGGACGCGGCCACCGCGGACCCGAACGGCCTGGACATCGCGCTGTTCTCGGCCGGTGCGACGATGTCGCGCGAGCAGGCCCCGCGCTTCGCCGCGGCCGGCGTCACGGTCATCGACAACTCGTCGGCGTGGCGCAAGGATCCCGACGTGCCGCTCGTCGTCTCCGAGGTCAACGGCGAGTTGGCGAAGAACCCGCCCAAGGGGATCATCGCCAACCCCAACTGCACGACGATGGCCGCGATGCCGGTGCTCAAGCCGCTGCACGACGCGGCCGGGCTGCGCCGCCTCATCATCTCCTCGTACCAGGCCGTCTCCGGCAGCGGGTTGGCCGGCGTCGAAGAATTGGCGACGCAGGTCCGCGCTACCGCGGGCGACGCCGAGAAGCTCGTCTACGACGGTTCCTCGGTCGAGTTCCCCGAGCCGGTCAAGTACGTCGCGCCGATCGCGTTCAACGTCGTCCCTCTGGCCGGGTCGATCGTCGACGACGGCTCGGAGGAGACCGACGAGGATCAGAAGCTGCGCAACGAGTCGCGCAAGATCCTCGGCCTGCCCGAGCTACTGGTCAGCGGCACCTGTGTGCGCGTGCCGGTGTTCACCGGCCACTCGCTCTCGATCAACGCCGAGTTCGACGAGTCACTGAGCCCGGACCAGGCGCGCAAGATCCTTGCCGACGCGGCGGGCGTGCAGCTGGCCGAGGTGCCGACGCCGCTGGACGCCGCCGGTAAGGACGTGTCGCTCGTCGGCCGCATCCGGGTCGATCCGGGCGTGCCCGACGGCCGGGGGCTGGCCCTGTTCGTCGCGGGGGACAACCTGCGCAAGGGTGCCGCGCTCAACACGATCCAGATCGCCGAGCTGCTGGTCTAG
- a CDS encoding SRPBCC family protein has protein sequence MGHVNHANTVDVPIAKVWEYMSTVQNLPKWMFGMSEITPTGEQTRGEGARFQSRMKVGARVDSVIEITRWVEGSEIDTSSVSGFDNQTRWRLSEVDPTTTKINVEIDYKFPGGLAGRAIAKLVEPAVGIAVSASDKKLNEILRAL, from the coding sequence ATGGGCCACGTCAACCACGCAAACACCGTCGATGTCCCGATCGCCAAGGTCTGGGAGTACATGTCGACGGTGCAGAACCTGCCTAAGTGGATGTTCGGCATGTCCGAGATCACTCCGACGGGTGAGCAGACCCGCGGCGAGGGTGCCCGTTTCCAGTCGCGCATGAAGGTCGGTGCGCGCGTCGACTCGGTCATCGAGATCACCCGCTGGGTCGAGGGCAGCGAGATCGACACCTCGTCGGTGTCGGGTTTCGACAACCAGACGCGGTGGCGGCTCAGCGAGGTCGATCCGACTACGACGAAGATCAACGTCGAGATCGACTACAAGTTCCCCGGCGGCCTGGCCGGACGCGCCATCGCGAAACTCGTCGAGCCCGCGGTGGGCATCGCCGTCTCCGCGTCGGACAAGAAGCTCAACGAGATCCTGCGCGCGCTCTAG
- a CDS encoding lipase family protein, with translation MSSVSARSRRAALRRSSVVAVGAAAAVLGGVCPPPSAQAADFYTPPAQVSPAASQPGTLVRSQPVPLMPPLPGTATRIMYMTSYQDKTPVAATGTVVEPFAGWRGPGPRPTVVVGPGTAGQGDQCAPSKLTGTPIAVDPGKSSLALNFVLPEMLILLNNGIRVAIPDYVGMGTPGVATYLNRAEGAYAMIDAARAALSLKNAPGNSPIAFSGYGEGGSAAAAAAEAVGDYAPDLDVRAAHAGAPMMDVTSTVNKVEGTHDAGTIGYVLNGLAVRYPAVRPILDRELNPAGKAMLAAVAGQCVADTGLAYGGQRSTAWTRTGESIGQLVARTPALQKALGDQQIGRGKPKVPVLLEAAPADDLVPFADVRRVYDAWRGKGVAVTLTTEGVPPLLSGTGLTHAAAKVPSLFPAASYLMSAFDG, from the coding sequence ATGTCCAGTGTTTCGGCCCGCTCCCGCCGCGCCGCTCTCCGTCGGAGTTCGGTGGTTGCCGTCGGCGCGGCGGCAGCAGTCCTCGGTGGCGTCTGTCCGCCGCCGTCGGCGCAGGCCGCCGACTTCTACACGCCGCCGGCCCAGGTGTCACCGGCCGCGTCGCAACCCGGGACGCTGGTCCGCAGCCAACCCGTCCCGCTGATGCCGCCGCTGCCCGGCACGGCCACGCGGATCATGTACATGACCAGCTACCAGGACAAGACGCCGGTGGCCGCGACGGGCACGGTCGTCGAACCGTTCGCCGGGTGGCGCGGCCCCGGTCCCCGTCCGACGGTGGTCGTCGGGCCGGGTACCGCCGGACAGGGCGACCAGTGTGCCCCGTCCAAGCTGACCGGCACTCCGATCGCGGTGGACCCGGGCAAATCGAGTCTGGCACTGAACTTCGTCCTCCCGGAGATGCTGATCCTGCTCAACAACGGCATCCGCGTCGCCATCCCCGACTACGTCGGCATGGGCACTCCCGGCGTCGCGACCTATCTGAACCGTGCCGAAGGCGCCTACGCGATGATCGACGCCGCCCGTGCGGCACTGTCATTGAAGAACGCTCCGGGTAACTCGCCGATCGCCTTCTCCGGGTACGGCGAGGGTGGTTCGGCCGCGGCTGCGGCCGCCGAAGCCGTCGGCGACTACGCACCGGACCTCGACGTGCGTGCGGCTCACGCGGGTGCGCCGATGATGGACGTGACCAGCACCGTCAACAAGGTGGAGGGCACCCACGACGCCGGCACCATCGGGTACGTGCTGAACGGTCTGGCAGTGCGCTATCCGGCGGTGCGGCCCATCCTCGACCGGGAATTGAATCCGGCGGGCAAGGCCATGCTGGCGGCGGTCGCCGGGCAGTGCGTCGCCGACACCGGCCTCGCCTACGGTGGTCAGCGCTCCACCGCGTGGACCCGTACCGGTGAGTCGATCGGGCAGCTCGTCGCCCGCACCCCCGCCTTGCAGAAGGCCCTCGGCGACCAGCAGATCGGACGCGGGAAGCCGAAGGTGCCCGTGCTGTTGGAGGCCGCTCCGGCCGACGACCTGGTGCCCTTCGCCGACGTCCGGCGCGTCTACGACGCGTGGCGCGGCAAAGGGGTGGCCGTCACGCTCACCACCGAGGGCGTGCCGCCGCTGCTGTCCGGGACGGGTTTGACGCACGCCGCGGCAAAGGTGCCCAGCCTGTTCCCGGCGGCGAGCTACCTGATGTCTGCGTTCGACGGCTGA
- a CDS encoding organic hydroperoxide resistance protein, whose translation MSVEVVYRVTSTSTGGGRDGHVKSESGRIDLDLQPPVEMGGGGKGSNPEELFSAGYAACFMGALRLVAKNAGVTVPDNASVTVTVGIGKDTADGGFGLTADIKVGLPGLAQAQADELAQSAHGVCPYSKATKGNIAHNVTATV comes from the coding sequence ATGAGTGTTGAGGTTGTGTACCGAGTGACGTCGACCAGTACCGGCGGAGGCCGCGACGGCCACGTGAAGTCCGAGTCCGGACGCATCGATCTCGACCTGCAGCCGCCGGTGGAGATGGGCGGCGGCGGCAAGGGCTCCAACCCCGAGGAGTTGTTCTCCGCCGGATACGCGGCCTGCTTCATGGGGGCGCTGCGCCTCGTCGCGAAGAACGCCGGGGTCACCGTCCCCGACAATGCGAGCGTCACCGTGACCGTCGGCATCGGGAAGGACACCGCCGACGGCGGGTTCGGCCTCACCGCCGACATCAAGGTCGGCCTGCCCGGTCTCGCCCAGGCGCAGGCCGACGAACTGGCCCAGTCCGCGCACGGCGTCTGCCCGTATTCGAAGGCGACGAAGGGCAACATCGCCCATAACGTCACCGCCACGGTCTGA
- a CDS encoding metallophosphoesterase has protein sequence MSDRSLPRLLSSIVSTPVGRAAAATVGAGVAGLFYATVIERNAFALRHATLPVLEPGSTPLRVLHISDLHMMPNQYLKQAWVAELATLEPDLVVNTGDNLAHPNAVPAVIQALDGLLARPGLFVFGSNDYFGPTPKNPLKYFDTEHERRHGEPLPWRDLRAAFVERGWLDATHRTQEIEVGGIRIAAAGVDDPHLDRDRYETIAGRPNPLAQLRLGLTHSPEPRVLDRFADDGYDLVMAGHTHGGQLCLPGYGALVTNCEIDRSRVKGPSQWGNHMRLHVSAGLGTSPYAPARFFCRPEASLLTLTPVAPGGDDTEAEIADLTANPAV, from the coding sequence ATGTCAGATCGCTCGTTGCCCCGCCTGCTGAGTTCTATCGTCTCCACGCCCGTGGGTCGGGCCGCCGCGGCGACGGTGGGTGCAGGGGTGGCCGGACTGTTCTACGCGACGGTGATCGAGCGCAACGCCTTCGCGCTGCGCCACGCCACGCTGCCGGTTCTGGAGCCGGGGTCGACGCCGCTGCGCGTCCTGCACATCAGCGACCTGCACATGATGCCCAACCAATACTTGAAGCAGGCTTGGGTCGCCGAGCTCGCCACCCTGGAACCGGATCTGGTGGTCAACACCGGTGACAACCTGGCCCACCCGAACGCCGTACCGGCCGTGATCCAGGCCCTCGACGGCCTGCTGGCCCGTCCGGGTCTGTTCGTCTTCGGCTCCAACGACTACTTCGGCCCGACGCCGAAGAACCCGCTGAAGTATTTCGACACCGAGCACGAGCGCCGCCACGGCGAGCCACTGCCGTGGCGCGATCTACGGGCGGCCTTCGTCGAGCGCGGCTGGCTCGACGCCACTCATCGCACCCAGGAGATCGAGGTCGGCGGCATCCGCATCGCCGCGGCCGGCGTCGACGATCCGCACCTGGACCGGGATCGGTACGAGACGATCGCCGGGCGTCCCAACCCGCTCGCACAGCTCCGCCTCGGCCTGACCCACTCCCCCGAGCCGCGGGTGCTCGACCGTTTCGCCGACGACGGCTACGACTTGGTGATGGCCGGGCACACGCACGGCGGCCAGCTCTGCCTGCCCGGCTACGGCGCGCTGGTCACCAACTGCGAGATCGACCGTTCGCGGGTGAAGGGACCGTCGCAGTGGGGCAACCACATGCGTCTGCACGTCAGCGCCGGACTGGGTACGTCGCCGTACGCGCCCGCGCGCTTCTTCTGCCGCCCCGAGGCGTCGCTGCTGACCCTCACCCCGGTCGCCCCCGGCGGTGACGACACCGAGGCGGAGATCGCCGATCTGACGGCAAACCCCGCAGTTTGA
- a CDS encoding transglycosylase domain-containing protein codes for MSHETKTRLGRLALAMLVSGVLVAGLLFPIAGGLGVASNRAAAAMENVSSELLNGNVPEVTTMTDVTGRPIAFLYDQYRFQVGFNDIAPDMIRAIVSIEDRRFFDHDGVDWKGTIRAALRNSSSGEVQQGASTLDQQYIKNYQLFVLAKTEAEKQAATATTPARKLREVRMALTMEQSMEAQARRERGLGPTEAKQEAKKQIVTRYLNTVPFGNNAFGIEAAAQTYFGIPAKDLRVEQAALLAGMVQSSTALNPYTNPQGATERRNLVLDQMINNFPNRREELENAKKLPLGTLPQPKTVPQGCISAGNSGFLCDYALKFLAENGMSRNTVLRGGYTIRTTLDPAVQRSTVAALQSYSSPNAEGVAQVSSVIRPGSKSHDLVAMGSSRNYGLRLKQGETVQPQPFSLVGDGAGSVFKVFTVATALEKGIPSTSVIPVPATLAVTGMGNSGGTNGCPESYYCVKNDGKYPASMTLQNALAQSPNTAFVKLLQRVGVSPTVDMAVRLGLRSYTVPGSSGFGDKSIATYVKQGNLGSFTLGPFAVNALELSNVAATLASGGTWCPPNPIAGISKVKRDRYGNLIIGPDGKPAVATVPFAPPKCEQVVDKNLAHAMANLLSKDDQGGGTAAAAARGSGWGLPLSSKTGTTEAHRSSAFLGFTNNLAAAVYAYNDGPTPAELCSGPLRQCGYGNLYGGSEPARTWFAAMGPVASKFGPTFLPPNPPEYMMGSPRGRVPNVTGLPASEATARLQRAGFQVTQLEASSSRPKGSVVFTAPSDSAMPGSTITIYVSDGKRSGSSGPTETTVEVPGVGPVVIQIPG; via the coding sequence CCACGATGACCGATGTGACCGGTCGGCCCATCGCCTTCCTCTACGACCAGTACCGATTCCAGGTCGGGTTCAACGACATCGCGCCGGATATGATCCGCGCCATCGTCTCCATCGAGGACCGACGGTTCTTCGACCACGACGGCGTCGATTGGAAGGGCACCATCCGCGCGGCGCTGCGCAACTCGTCGAGCGGCGAGGTGCAGCAGGGTGCGTCGACCCTGGACCAGCAGTACATCAAGAACTACCAGCTGTTCGTCCTCGCCAAGACCGAGGCGGAGAAGCAGGCCGCCACGGCCACCACCCCCGCGCGCAAGCTGCGCGAGGTGCGGATGGCGCTCACCATGGAACAGTCGATGGAGGCCCAGGCACGCCGCGAGCGCGGTCTCGGCCCGACCGAGGCGAAGCAGGAGGCGAAGAAGCAGATCGTCACCCGCTACCTGAACACGGTCCCCTTCGGCAACAACGCCTTCGGCATCGAAGCGGCGGCGCAGACATACTTCGGCATCCCGGCCAAGGATCTGCGCGTTGAGCAGGCGGCGCTGCTCGCCGGCATGGTGCAGTCGAGTACGGCGCTCAACCCGTACACGAACCCCCAGGGGGCGACGGAGCGCCGCAACCTGGTGCTCGACCAGATGATCAACAACTTCCCCAACCGCCGCGAGGAGTTGGAGAACGCGAAGAAGCTGCCGCTCGGCACCCTCCCGCAGCCGAAGACGGTCCCGCAGGGATGCATCTCCGCGGGCAACAGCGGCTTCCTCTGCGACTACGCGTTGAAGTTCCTCGCCGAGAACGGGATGTCGCGCAACACGGTCCTGCGCGGCGGGTACACGATCCGCACCACTCTCGACCCGGCCGTGCAGCGCTCGACGGTCGCGGCCCTGCAGTCCTACTCCAGCCCGAACGCCGAGGGCGTGGCCCAGGTCTCCAGCGTGATCCGGCCCGGCTCCAAGTCGCATGACCTGGTGGCGATGGGGTCCTCGCGCAACTACGGTCTGCGCCTCAAGCAGGGTGAGACCGTTCAGCCGCAGCCGTTCTCCCTGGTGGGCGACGGCGCCGGCTCGGTGTTCAAGGTCTTCACCGTCGCGACCGCGCTGGAGAAGGGCATCCCGTCGACCTCGGTGATCCCCGTCCCCGCGACCCTCGCCGTCACCGGGATGGGTAACAGCGGCGGCACCAACGGCTGCCCGGAGAGCTACTACTGCGTCAAGAACGACGGCAAGTACCCGGCGTCGATGACCCTGCAGAACGCGCTCGCGCAGTCGCCCAACACGGCTTTCGTGAAGCTGCTGCAGCGCGTCGGGGTCTCCCCGACGGTCGACATGGCGGTCCGCCTCGGCCTGCGCAGCTACACGGTGCCCGGTTCGTCGGGCTTCGGCGACAAGTCGATCGCGACCTACGTCAAACAGGGCAACCTCGGCTCCTTCACCCTCGGCCCGTTCGCGGTGAACGCCCTCGAGCTGTCCAACGTGGCGGCCACCCTCGCCTCCGGCGGCACCTGGTGCCCGCCGAACCCGATCGCCGGGATCAGCAAGGTCAAGCGCGACCGATACGGCAACCTGATCATCGGGCCCGACGGGAAGCCGGCCGTCGCGACCGTGCCCTTCGCCCCGCCGAAGTGTGAGCAGGTGGTCGACAAGAACCTCGCCCACGCGATGGCCAATCTGCTGAGCAAGGACGACCAGGGCGGCGGCACCGCTGCCGCGGCCGCGCGCGGCTCCGGTTGGGGGCTGCCGCTGTCGAGCAAGACGGGTACCACCGAGGCGCACCGCTCGTCGGCCTTCCTCGGCTTCACCAACAACCTGGCGGCCGCCGTCTACGCCTACAACGACGGCCCGACGCCCGCCGAACTGTGCTCCGGCCCGCTGCGCCAATGTGGCTACGGCAACCTCTACGGCGGCAGCGAGCCGGCCCGCACGTGGTTCGCCGCGATGGGGCCGGTCGCCTCGAAGTTCGGCCCGACCTTCCTGCCGCCCAACCCGCCCGAGTACATGATGGGCAGTCCGCGCGGCCGGGTCCCCAACGTGACCGGGCTGCCCGCGAGCGAGGCCACGGCGCGCCTGCAGCGGGCCGGTTTCCAGGTGACACAGCTGGAGGCGTCGAGCTCGCGACCGAAGGGTTCGGTGGTGTTCACCGCACCGTCGGATTCGGCGATGCCGGGCAGCACGATCACCATCTACGTGAGCGACGGGAAGCGGTCGGGCAGTTCCGGCCCGACCGAGACCACCGTCGAGGTTCCCGGCGTCGGACCGGTGGTCATCCAGATCCCCGGCTGA